One Luteolibacter flavescens DNA window includes the following coding sequences:
- the priA gene encoding replication restart helicase PriA produces MPAARVLIDGPSELVFDYAIPDGLNVQPGCRVRIPLRNKLSQGTVLDLVPQQDDLGFALRPLHSLSDPEPLITPNLLKAGRWIADYYGCSIESVIRALLPEAVRTEDNSAKVRKTVVLDHEPSPETLAKLQKRAPKQAAILSLLTHAPERKIALADLGDGASASVKSLAKQEFVRVLEEEVRRDPEADGVEEILPDTPLPLNDEQEASLEIILSSLQSAENKQPILLHGVTGSGKTEVYLQSTRAALDMGKTVLVLVPEISLTPQTVRRFRARFAGMQDQVAVLHSNLSQGERFDEWHRIRKGIARIVIGARSAVFAPLPDLGLILVDEEHENSYKQDQIPRYHGRDVAVLRAALEGCTIVLGSATPSLESFQNTLEGKYRLVRLAKRADGQSLPLIRVLDMRLEKQKQKGGMAILSDRLRNALEQRLLKNEQSILFLNRRGFARSLQCPSCGAVCMCPHCSVALTYHRDEERLMCHICGHQAVVPRKCPECRDPAIALQGYGTQKVEEIIAKVLPNAKVARIDADAMRKKHALRDLLNAFQARKIDILIGTQMIAKGLHFPNVTLVGILNADIGLHVPDFRAGERVFQLLTQVAGRAGRGDLEGEVIVQTFTPHSPSIQFARHHDFDGFAEQELEFRRQFSFPPFSHCAVLTSRSTHERRAEFTLQTLHRRLTENTPPDIIIGDPLPSPLVKTHGQFRFQLMLRSTKARPMTRHVQQVLQKTTLPEDVTVVFDMDAWSFT; encoded by the coding sequence ATGCCCGCCGCCCGCGTCCTCATCGACGGCCCTTCCGAGCTCGTCTTCGACTACGCCATCCCGGATGGACTGAATGTCCAGCCCGGCTGCCGCGTGCGCATCCCCCTGCGCAACAAGCTGTCCCAGGGCACGGTGCTGGATCTGGTGCCGCAGCAGGACGACCTCGGCTTTGCCCTGCGCCCTCTGCATTCCCTCAGCGATCCCGAGCCGCTGATTACCCCGAACCTGCTGAAGGCGGGCCGCTGGATCGCGGACTACTATGGATGCAGTATTGAAAGCGTGATCCGCGCGCTGCTACCGGAGGCCGTCAGGACCGAGGACAATTCCGCAAAGGTCCGCAAGACGGTGGTGCTCGATCACGAGCCCTCTCCCGAGACGCTCGCCAAGCTCCAGAAGCGTGCGCCGAAGCAGGCCGCCATCCTTTCCCTGCTCACTCACGCTCCGGAACGGAAGATCGCGCTGGCCGACCTGGGCGACGGTGCATCCGCCTCCGTGAAATCCCTCGCGAAGCAGGAATTTGTCCGCGTGCTTGAGGAGGAAGTCCGCCGAGATCCGGAGGCGGATGGCGTCGAGGAGATCCTGCCCGACACCCCGCTCCCGCTCAATGACGAGCAGGAGGCTTCGCTTGAAATCATCCTTTCTTCGCTGCAATCCGCGGAGAACAAGCAGCCCATCCTGCTCCACGGCGTGACCGGCTCGGGCAAGACCGAGGTCTACCTGCAGTCCACCCGCGCCGCGCTGGACATGGGCAAGACGGTGCTGGTCCTGGTGCCGGAGATTTCCCTGACGCCGCAGACCGTGCGGCGCTTCCGCGCGCGCTTCGCCGGCATGCAGGACCAGGTGGCGGTGCTTCACTCGAATCTCTCCCAGGGCGAGCGCTTCGACGAATGGCACCGCATCCGCAAGGGCATCGCGCGCATCGTCATCGGCGCGCGCTCCGCGGTCTTCGCCCCGCTGCCGGATCTCGGTCTCATCCTCGTGGATGAAGAGCATGAGAACTCCTACAAGCAGGACCAGATCCCGCGCTATCACGGGCGCGATGTCGCCGTGCTGCGTGCCGCGCTGGAAGGCTGCACCATCGTGCTCGGCTCCGCCACGCCCTCGCTGGAGTCGTTTCAAAACACCCTCGAAGGAAAGTATCGGCTCGTGCGACTGGCCAAGCGTGCCGACGGCCAATCGCTGCCGCTGATCCGCGTGCTCGACATGCGGCTGGAGAAGCAAAAGCAGAAGGGCGGCATGGCCATCCTCTCCGACCGGCTGCGCAATGCCCTCGAGCAACGCCTGCTGAAGAACGAGCAGTCGATCCTCTTCCTCAATCGCCGCGGCTTCGCGCGCTCCCTGCAATGCCCGTCATGCGGTGCCGTCTGCATGTGTCCTCACTGCTCGGTGGCGCTGACGTATCACCGCGATGAGGAGAGGCTGATGTGCCACATCTGCGGGCATCAGGCCGTGGTGCCTCGCAAGTGCCCGGAGTGCCGCGACCCGGCAATCGCATTGCAAGGCTACGGCACGCAGAAGGTGGAGGAGATCATCGCAAAGGTGCTGCCGAATGCGAAGGTCGCCCGCATCGATGCCGACGCGATGCGAAAGAAGCACGCGCTGCGCGACCTGTTGAATGCCTTCCAGGCCCGCAAGATCGACATCCTCATCGGCACACAGATGATCGCGAAGGGGCTGCATTTCCCGAATGTGACCCTTGTGGGAATCCTCAATGCGGACATCGGCCTGCATGTCCCGGACTTCCGCGCGGGCGAGCGGGTTTTCCAGTTGCTCACGCAGGTGGCCGGTCGTGCCGGTCGCGGCGATTTGGAGGGCGAGGTGATCGTCCAAACCTTCACGCCGCACTCGCCCTCGATCCAATTCGCACGGCATCACGACTTCGACGGCTTCGCCGAGCAGGAGCTGGAATTCCGCCGTCAATTCAGCTTCCCGCCCTTCTCACACTGCGCCGTGCTCACCAGCCGCTCCACCCACGAGCGCCGCGCGGAATTCACGCTCCAGACGCTCCACCGCCGTCTCACGGAGAATACGCCGCCGGACATCATCATCGGCGACCCGCTGCCCAGCCCGCTGGTGAAAACCCACGGCCAATTCCGCTTCCAGCTCATGCTGCGCAGCACGAAGGCCCGCCCCATGACCCGCCACGTGCAGCAGGTCCTGCAAAAAACCACGCTCCCGGAAGACGTCACCGTGGTCTTTGACATGGACGCGTGGAGCTTCACGTGA
- a CDS encoding sulfatase family protein: MKFLCLLFSALAATASARPPLEKPNVIVILLDDAGYGDFSHTGNPTVDTPNLTRMVREGANFPQFYSASPACSASRYGLLTGRNPRRSGFGKWVLGPADQRHLHPDEVTIAEGLKQRGYATGLFGKWHLGTPNGANGNTVDSLPLAHGFDRWLGTNLSHDYNPASHLMKGPSAVNQPVAGYEIIARSIAANIPVMEGLTGRYADAAIGFIREKKDEPFFIYLAPNMPHLAVHVPDAFKGKSRRGLYGDCIEEIDHHLGRIRAALEEEGIAQNTLVIFTSDNGPWIRFQDTASHEQYGEARLLIGSALPFRDGKGSTWEGGVRVPGVWWWPGTIPAATVVRDPASTLDVLPTVFALAGQALPAGRTLDGRGIRPALNASLFPGMVPDFSFVYTGDSTNAICAVRKGPWKLHTRLYSQTGNNYGFTTSVASPLLFNVEQDPSERIDQAAGNSAKIGELKSVVDTFEASLSKEGTFWD; encoded by the coding sequence ATGAAATTCCTGTGCCTGCTCTTCAGCGCGTTGGCCGCCACGGCCAGCGCGCGCCCTCCGCTGGAGAAGCCGAACGTGATCGTCATCCTGCTGGATGACGCCGGGTACGGTGACTTCTCGCACACGGGGAATCCCACGGTCGATACGCCGAATCTCACGCGGATGGTCCGCGAGGGGGCGAATTTCCCGCAGTTCTACAGTGCGTCGCCCGCTTGCTCGGCGTCGCGTTACGGCCTGCTGACCGGGAGGAATCCGCGCCGCTCAGGATTTGGCAAGTGGGTGCTGGGCCCGGCTGACCAGCGCCACCTTCACCCGGATGAGGTCACCATCGCAGAGGGCCTGAAGCAGCGCGGCTATGCGACGGGTCTCTTCGGCAAGTGGCATCTCGGAACGCCTAACGGTGCCAATGGGAACACCGTCGACTCCCTGCCGCTCGCCCATGGCTTCGACCGCTGGCTCGGCACGAATCTCTCCCACGACTACAATCCCGCCTCCCATCTCATGAAAGGGCCGTCCGCGGTGAATCAACCGGTGGCGGGCTATGAGATCATTGCGCGGAGCATCGCGGCGAATATCCCGGTGATGGAAGGCCTCACCGGTCGCTATGCCGATGCCGCCATCGGCTTCATCCGCGAGAAGAAGGACGAGCCTTTCTTCATCTACCTCGCGCCAAACATGCCGCACCTCGCGGTCCATGTGCCGGATGCCTTCAAGGGGAAGTCGCGCCGCGGTCTCTACGGTGACTGCATCGAGGAGATCGACCACCATCTCGGGCGCATCCGTGCCGCGCTGGAAGAGGAGGGGATCGCGCAAAACACGCTCGTCATCTTCACGTCGGACAATGGCCCTTGGATCCGCTTTCAGGACACCGCAAGCCACGAGCAGTATGGTGAGGCGCGCCTGCTGATCGGCTCCGCCTTGCCCTTCCGCGATGGCAAGGGCTCGACCTGGGAAGGCGGCGTGCGGGTGCCCGGCGTGTGGTGGTGGCCCGGCACGATCCCGGCTGCGACGGTTGTCCGCGATCCCGCCTCGACACTGGATGTGCTGCCCACGGTCTTCGCCCTGGCCGGGCAAGCCCTGCCCGCCGGACGCACGCTGGATGGCCGGGGCATCCGCCCCGCGCTCAATGCATCGCTCTTCCCCGGCATGGTGCCGGACTTCTCGTTCGTCTACACCGGCGATTCCACGAATGCGATCTGCGCCGTGCGCAAGGGGCCGTGGAAGCTCCACACCCGGCTCTATTCGCAGACAGGAAACAACTACGGCTTCACTACTTCCGTCGCCAGTCCGCTGCTTTTCAATGTCGAACAAGATCCCTCCGAGCGCATCGATCAAGCCGCCGGGAACAGCGCAAAGATCGGTGAATTGAAGAGCGTGGTGGATACCTTCGAAGCATCGCTTTCGAAGGAGGGAACCTTCTGGGACTGA
- the creC gene encoding two-component system sensor histidine kinase CreC, whose protein sequence is MRLTRVTLFFIALIIGTGLYLLMRQQLSVVEPQTYQATEELMVDAAQMLAAFVEEDLEDGNFDKDHFHRAFDGAEARKFKALIHGHLKDHMGLGAYVTDASGLCIFDSRDRLEGTYLGHKRDVALTLQGKYGARSSRTDENNANSSVLHVGALIGPVEKPFGMLTVYKPQADVLPIVDARRRGIYWGTGLIGAGIFFLVTAVFIWQYRPVSLLTEYAREIESGKRPPLPKLGAGKEVNTLARALESMREALEGRRYAERYVQTLTHEMKSPLAAIRGAAELLDEDMPEADRRRFLENIRAESGRAERLLNRLLELSALEGRSSLEETEAVDLELIVARAIDQAKAPASMARVTLAPSLPSSTVKVRGDAFILRSAVTNLLENAIDFSPAGATVDIVLEPDGGIIVSDRGPGIPDYAREKIFERFYSLKHHSSGRKGTGLGLTLVKEAAELHGGSISLDDREGGGTVAKLLLPVVS, encoded by the coding sequence ATGCGCCTCACCCGCGTCACGCTGTTCTTCATCGCCCTCATCATCGGCACCGGTCTCTACCTGCTGATGCGCCAGCAGCTCTCGGTCGTGGAGCCGCAGACGTACCAGGCGACGGAGGAGCTGATGGTGGATGCAGCGCAGATGCTGGCCGCTTTCGTCGAGGAGGACCTGGAGGATGGCAACTTCGACAAGGACCACTTCCACAGAGCCTTCGACGGTGCGGAGGCGCGGAAATTCAAGGCGCTGATCCACGGGCACCTGAAGGATCACATGGGCCTCGGGGCCTACGTCACCGATGCCAGCGGGCTCTGCATCTTCGACTCGCGGGACCGGCTGGAGGGCACCTATCTCGGACACAAGCGGGACGTGGCTCTCACCCTTCAGGGAAAGTACGGCGCGCGCAGTAGCAGGACGGACGAGAACAATGCGAACTCCTCCGTCCTCCACGTGGGGGCGCTCATCGGACCGGTGGAGAAGCCCTTCGGCATGCTCACCGTGTACAAGCCGCAGGCGGACGTGCTGCCGATCGTGGACGCCCGGCGGCGCGGCATCTACTGGGGCACCGGGCTCATCGGCGCGGGGATCTTCTTCCTCGTGACTGCGGTCTTCATCTGGCAGTACCGGCCGGTCAGCCTGCTCACGGAATACGCCCGCGAGATCGAATCTGGCAAGCGTCCCCCGCTGCCGAAGCTGGGCGCGGGCAAGGAAGTGAACACGCTGGCCCGCGCGCTGGAGTCCATGCGCGAAGCACTCGAGGGCCGCCGCTACGCCGAACGCTACGTCCAGACGCTGACCCATGAAATGAAGAGCCCGCTGGCCGCCATCCGAGGAGCCGCGGAGCTGCTGGACGAGGACATGCCGGAGGCCGACCGCAGGCGCTTCCTGGAGAACATCCGTGCCGAATCCGGCCGTGCCGAGCGACTGCTCAACCGACTACTCGAACTCTCCGCCCTTGAGGGACGCAGCAGCCTGGAGGAAACGGAGGCCGTCGATCTGGAACTCATCGTCGCCCGCGCGATCGACCAGGCCAAGGCACCGGCAAGCATGGCCAGGGTGACGCTCGCCCCGTCTCTACCCAGCAGCACCGTGAAAGTCCGCGGCGACGCCTTCATCCTGCGCTCCGCCGTCACGAACCTGCTGGAGAATGCCATCGATTTCTCCCCGGCCGGAGCTACGGTGGATATCGTACTTGAGCCGGACGGCGGCATCATCGTCTCGGACCGCGGCCCGGGAATCCCAGACTACGCCCGGGAAAAAATCTTCGAGCGCTTCTACTCGCTGAAGCACCACTCCTCCGGCCGCAAGGGCACCGGGCTGGGCCTCACGCTGGTGAAGGAAGCCGCCGAACTCCATGGCGGCTCGATTTCCCTCGATGATCGCGAAGGCGGCGGGACAGTCGCGAAGCTGCTCTTGCCCGTGGTTTCGTAG
- a CDS encoding YwqG family protein produces MATIHYEGLDGWQKSAALWGAAGIFLALAKSPPLPWMIIAILCGSITGGVCAYLLSQMKLRAISTADWIGLLAFGAVIYLMFISTPRVRLSPLGALGLGCLFTSMKSLVFGIAGTRAMKAVNEKNASWLGKLDPAPKRVGPPPSSPSPLDAPVDLDASKTRLLANLPEPLRSEIAGAFQTITLATPFRSLQSIPAAASSLSGAALLDPAHAWPHRDGQPLDFLAQLNLEEIPETGHARPPRGLISFFYDAANSPWGSEAGDRSGTVVLFSPDPASARPILKPGTPPHAPPRKPLAFTRVAAFCPTRAQEERLEDFIQQSDAAIAEVVSDAQMTLSEANPPEDHRVLSAPALVQEDMDDDLANAAGFLGLPSSTKWTLLLQLDSDRDLGWCWGDAGCLYFWIPEEDLAAGRFDQVWTILQCC; encoded by the coding sequence GGATCTTCCTTGCTCTCGCAAAATCACCGCCACTCCCGTGGATGATCATCGCGATCCTGTGCGGCTCGATCACCGGGGGCGTGTGCGCCTACCTGCTCTCGCAGATGAAGCTCCGCGCGATATCGACCGCGGACTGGATCGGGCTGCTTGCCTTCGGTGCGGTGATCTATCTCATGTTCATCTCGACTCCTAGAGTCAGATTGTCACCGCTGGGGGCGCTTGGTCTCGGCTGCCTATTCACCTCCATGAAATCGCTGGTCTTCGGCATCGCGGGCACCCGGGCGATGAAGGCGGTGAATGAGAAAAACGCGAGCTGGCTGGGCAAGCTCGATCCCGCTCCCAAGCGTGTGGGGCCACCCCCATCTTCACCCTCACCGCTGGATGCGCCCGTCGATCTGGATGCGAGCAAGACACGACTCCTCGCCAATCTGCCGGAGCCGCTGCGGTCGGAGATCGCCGGTGCATTCCAGACCATCACGCTGGCCACTCCTTTCCGCTCGCTCCAGAGCATCCCCGCCGCGGCTTCCTCGCTCTCCGGAGCGGCCTTGCTCGATCCCGCGCATGCATGGCCGCATCGAGACGGCCAGCCACTCGATTTCCTCGCCCAGCTCAATCTGGAAGAAATCCCCGAAACCGGGCACGCTCGCCCGCCGCGCGGCCTGATCTCCTTCTTCTACGACGCGGCAAATTCGCCATGGGGCAGCGAGGCCGGAGATCGCAGCGGCACGGTGGTACTATTCTCACCTGACCCCGCGAGTGCCCGACCGATTCTAAAGCCGGGCACCCCGCCGCATGCACCGCCGCGCAAGCCGCTCGCCTTCACCCGGGTCGCCGCCTTTTGCCCGACCCGCGCGCAGGAGGAGCGACTGGAAGACTTCATCCAGCAATCGGACGCGGCCATCGCGGAGGTCGTGTCAGACGCACAGATGACGCTTTCCGAAGCGAACCCGCCCGAGGACCACCGAGTCCTGTCCGCACCCGCCCTCGTCCAGGAGGACATGGACGACGATCTGGCAAACGCCGCCGGATTCCTCGGTCTCCCCTCCTCCACGAAATGGACGCTGCTGCTCCAGCTCGACTCTGATCGCGACCTCGGCTGGTGCTGGGGCGACGCCGGGTGCCTCTACTTCTGGATTCCGGAAGAAGACCTAGCGGCAGGTCGCTTTGATCAGGTCTGGACGATTCTCCAGTGCTGCTGA
- a CDS encoding ethanolamine ammonia-lyase subunit EutB → MPWSTTIAGRRHGFADLRALLAKATPLRSGDMLAGLAATSAEERVAAQHLLADLPLSHFLTDLLVPYEDDEVTRLIHDRHDASAFAPVAGLTVGEFRDWLLDYETDTITLTALAPGLTPEMVAAVSKIMANQDLILVASKCEVVTRFRNTLGLRGRLSVRLQPNHPTDDMRGIAASMLDGLLLGCGDAVIGINPATDQVSTTCALLEMMDGLISRYEIPTQSCVLAHVTTQIRAMEQGAPVDLVFQSIAGSQSANASFGIDLALLREAREAALSLKRGTLGSNVMYFETGQGSALSADAHHGIDQQTMEARAYAVAREFSPLLVNTVVGFIGPEYLYDGKQITRAGLEDHFCGKLLGLPMGCDVCYTNHAEADQDDMDNLLTLLGVAGCNYIMGVPGSDDIMLGYQSTSFHDAHYLRQVLGKKPAPEFEAWLERSGIADRRGRLRKDARALIDAPAALGLLTP, encoded by the coding sequence ATGCCATGGAGCACCACCATCGCCGGCCGCCGCCATGGCTTCGCCGACCTGCGCGCCTTGCTGGCGAAGGCGACACCACTGCGCTCCGGCGACATGCTCGCGGGCCTAGCCGCCACCTCCGCGGAGGAGCGGGTGGCCGCCCAGCATCTCCTCGCAGACCTTCCCCTCTCGCATTTCCTCACGGACCTCCTCGTCCCGTATGAAGACGATGAGGTCACGCGCTTGATCCATGATCGTCACGATGCCTCGGCCTTCGCTCCCGTCGCCGGACTCACGGTCGGCGAATTCCGCGACTGGCTGCTCGACTACGAAACGGACACGATCACGCTCACCGCCCTCGCCCCCGGGCTCACGCCCGAGATGGTCGCAGCAGTCAGCAAGATCATGGCGAATCAGGACCTGATCCTCGTCGCTTCGAAGTGCGAGGTCGTGACCCGCTTCCGCAATACCCTCGGACTCCGGGGCAGGCTCTCCGTGCGACTCCAGCCGAATCACCCCACGGACGACATGCGGGGAATCGCCGCCTCCATGCTCGATGGCCTGCTATTAGGCTGCGGTGACGCGGTGATCGGGATCAATCCCGCCACCGACCAGGTCTCCACCACCTGCGCCCTGCTCGAGATGATGGACGGCCTGATCTCGCGATATGAGATCCCCACCCAATCCTGCGTGCTTGCCCACGTGACGACGCAGATCCGCGCCATGGAGCAAGGCGCGCCGGTCGATCTCGTCTTCCAATCCATCGCCGGATCGCAATCGGCGAATGCCAGCTTTGGCATCGATCTCGCGCTGCTCCGTGAAGCAAGGGAAGCAGCGCTTTCACTGAAGCGTGGCACGCTCGGAAGCAACGTGATGTACTTCGAAACGGGCCAAGGCAGCGCCCTATCGGCGGATGCCCATCACGGCATCGACCAGCAGACCATGGAGGCACGCGCCTATGCCGTGGCGCGCGAGTTTTCCCCGCTGCTCGTGAATACGGTCGTCGGCTTCATCGGTCCCGAGTATCTCTACGATGGCAAGCAGATCACCCGCGCAGGCCTGGAGGATCACTTCTGCGGGAAGCTGCTCGGCCTGCCGATGGGGTGCGATGTCTGCTACACAAATCACGCCGAAGCGGACCAGGACGACATGGACAACCTGCTCACGCTGCTGGGCGTCGCCGGGTGCAACTACATCATGGGTGTGCCCGGCTCGGATGACATCATGCTCGGCTACCAATCAACCTCCTTTCATGACGCCCACTACCTGCGCCAGGTGCTCGGGAAGAAGCCTGCGCCGGAATTCGAAGCGTGGCTGGAAAGAAGCGGCATCGCCGACCGGCGTGGTCGCTTGAGAAAGGATGCCCGCGCGCTCATCGACGCACCCGCCGCTCTCGGCCTCCTCACCCCATGA
- a CDS encoding SGNH/GDSL hydrolase family protein: MKVAPAFLATVFLFHAAPLEGAEQIVTLGDSLTFAYEASFAFEKKILGTTYGDGFGPQVRNWVEILSSNTYRKNHFDLGARDSISLLVGGSLYFRQKHNWAIPGLKVDQLRRFVSGDATVTDLLAEDPDFASLSLALSFSDFNENTDFNVTDLEAQIANTAERLTFFIGGNDINGVYGTIYNGGSPGTFVDDFIADSAFILDWVLDINPGIQIVVVNVPHVGITPDVKASYPTHATKTPLVTNVLADLNARLAGLAAERGLGYADIFTPTLPLLGTAPFCIQGLPFTNSGSTTGDLNYVWLNGPVSANFHPNTNAQAVIANTIVDAFNRHYGTGIAPLTATEILGGLLGKSATAIDMTYTTWISNYGLPAASSDADSDGDGIANGVEFALGLDPTFHDSWKVSTRIVNGSGGKELELAYPVRLTSTSRFTLRPAAAVGSLDTFVPFTVPPAPGVDGVARARISASGPRAFLRLQADIAN, encoded by the coding sequence ATGAAGGTCGCCCCCGCTTTTCTTGCCACTGTGTTCTTGTTCCATGCCGCTCCGTTGGAAGGTGCCGAGCAGATCGTGACCCTCGGTGACTCGCTGACCTTCGCCTACGAGGCATCGTTTGCCTTCGAGAAGAAGATCCTGGGAACCACCTATGGAGACGGCTTTGGCCCGCAAGTCCGCAATTGGGTCGAGATATTGAGTTCAAATACCTATCGAAAGAATCATTTTGACCTCGGGGCTAGAGACTCAATATCGCTCCTAGTCGGCGGTTCGCTCTACTTCCGCCAAAAGCACAACTGGGCCATCCCCGGTCTCAAAGTCGATCAGCTCCGCCGCTTCGTCAGCGGCGACGCCACGGTCACCGATCTCCTCGCGGAGGACCCGGACTTCGCGAGCTTGAGCCTGGCGCTGAGTTTTTCGGACTTCAACGAGAACACCGATTTCAACGTCACCGATCTGGAAGCACAGATCGCCAATACCGCCGAACGTCTCACCTTCTTCATCGGCGGGAACGACATCAATGGCGTCTATGGTACCATCTACAATGGCGGCTCGCCCGGGACCTTCGTCGATGACTTCATCGCGGACTCCGCCTTCATCCTCGACTGGGTGCTCGATATCAATCCGGGCATTCAGATCGTGGTGGTGAATGTCCCGCACGTGGGCATCACCCCGGATGTGAAGGCGAGCTACCCCACGCATGCGACGAAGACGCCGCTCGTGACGAACGTGCTGGCTGATCTTAACGCACGCCTCGCCGGTCTCGCAGCCGAGCGTGGACTCGGCTATGCCGATATTTTCACCCCCACCCTGCCCCTGCTGGGCACGGCACCATTTTGCATTCAAGGCCTGCCCTTCACGAATTCTGGATCCACGACGGGCGATCTGAACTACGTATGGCTGAATGGCCCGGTGAGCGCGAACTTCCACCCGAACACGAATGCACAGGCAGTCATCGCGAACACCATCGTCGATGCCTTCAACCGTCACTACGGCACGGGCATCGCACCCCTGACTGCCACGGAGATTCTCGGCGGCCTGCTTGGCAAATCGGCAACCGCCATCGACATGACCTACACCACGTGGATCTCGAATTACGGGCTGCCCGCCGCATCCTCCGATGCAGACTCGGACGGCGATGGCATCGCAAATGGCGTGGAATTCGCGCTCGGACTCGATCCCACCTTCCACGACTCGTGGAAGGTCAGCACGCGGATCGTGAATGGATCGGGCGGCAAGGAACTGGAGCTCGCCTATCCCGTGCGGCTCACCTCTACGTCCCGCTTCACCCTGCGTCCGGCGGCAGCGGTCGGCTCGCTCGACACATTCGTCCCCTTCACCGTCCCGCCGGCTCCGGGTGTGGATGGCGTTGCGAGGGCCCGCATCTCGGCCAGCGGACCGCGTGCTTTCCTGAGACTTCAGGCTGACATCGCCAACTAA
- the creB gene encoding two-component system response regulator CreB, whose translation MNVLLVEDEPAIADTLVYALKTECFEVHHALTGQEALDAFESQPFDFAILDIGLPDMTGLDVCKKLRETSTVPVLFLTARDGEVDRILGLELGGDDYVTKPFSPREIVARIRAILRRSQTATAAPAPLKQPEATPAGVLHHDSAAMRIHCHGSELDLTAHEYKLLLVFMKNPRRVLSRDQLLDHAWADPGAVTDRTIDAHIKSIRAKLRTAKAGSEDLIQTRRGLGYLFVP comes from the coding sequence ATGAACGTCCTGCTCGTCGAAGACGAACCCGCCATCGCAGACACCCTCGTCTATGCGCTGAAAACCGAGTGCTTCGAGGTGCATCACGCGCTCACCGGGCAGGAGGCGCTCGATGCTTTCGAGAGCCAGCCCTTCGACTTCGCCATCCTCGATATCGGCCTGCCGGACATGACCGGTCTGGACGTGTGCAAGAAGCTCCGCGAAACCTCCACCGTCCCCGTGCTCTTCCTCACCGCCCGCGATGGCGAGGTGGATCGCATTCTCGGCCTGGAACTCGGCGGCGACGACTATGTCACGAAGCCCTTCAGCCCGCGCGAGATCGTCGCCCGCATCCGCGCGATCCTGCGGCGGTCGCAGACTGCCACCGCGGCTCCCGCTCCCTTGAAGCAACCCGAAGCTACGCCCGCCGGGGTGCTGCATCACGACTCTGCCGCCATGCGCATCCACTGCCACGGCAGCGAGCTCGACCTGACCGCCCACGAATACAAGCTGCTGCTCGTCTTCATGAAGAACCCGCGCCGCGTGCTGAGCCGGGACCAGCTCCTCGACCACGCCTGGGCCGATCCCGGTGCCGTGACCGACCGCACCATTGATGCCCACATCAAGTCCATCCGAGCCAAGCTCCGCACCGCCAAGGCCGGCTCCGAGGACCTGATCCAGACCCGCCGCGGGCTGGGCTATCTATTCGTGCCGTGA
- the eutC gene encoding ethanolamine ammonia-lyase subunit EutC produces the protein MSDDIHPLKHWTSARVGNGRAGGSLPHGELLRFRLDHAKARDAVHACFDPASLAAELEPLGLPVILAHSQAGDRATYLQRPDLGRRLSPESAGKLAAHHGDHDLVIILADGLSATAAHRQGPPLLGALLPLLESWALAPLVIVPFARVALQDEIGHALGARAALILLGERPGLGSPDSLGAYLVHSPRSGNTDARRNCVSNIRPEGLPPAAAARRIAWLLHESRRLGFSGVDLKDTSESAISGEVNGAIG, from the coding sequence ATGAGTGACGACATCCATCCGCTGAAGCACTGGACGAGCGCCCGCGTCGGGAACGGCCGCGCCGGCGGCTCATTGCCGCATGGCGAACTGCTGCGCTTCCGCCTGGATCATGCGAAGGCCCGCGATGCCGTGCATGCCTGCTTTGACCCCGCATCGCTTGCGGCGGAACTGGAACCTCTGGGGCTTCCGGTCATCCTTGCACATTCGCAGGCCGGTGATCGCGCGACCTATCTCCAGCGCCCGGATCTGGGGAGGAGACTCTCCCCTGAGAGCGCCGGAAAGCTTGCCGCGCACCACGGCGATCACGACCTCGTCATCATCCTAGCCGACGGCCTGTCAGCGACCGCCGCGCATCGGCAGGGGCCGCCTTTGCTCGGAGCACTGCTCCCGCTGTTAGAGAGTTGGGCGCTCGCTCCGCTGGTCATCGTGCCCTTCGCCCGAGTCGCCCTGCAGGATGAGATCGGCCACGCGCTCGGGGCCCGTGCGGCACTCATCCTGCTCGGCGAGAGGCCCGGCCTCGGCTCGCCCGATAGCCTCGGTGCCTACCTCGTTCATTCACCGCGGTCCGGGAATACGGATGCGCGTCGGAATTGCGTCTCGAACATCCGTCCGGAGGGCCTGCCCCCAGCCGCGGCGGCTCGCCGGATCGCATGGCTGTTGCACGAGTCCCGGAGGCTTGGTTTCAGCGGAGTGGACCTCAAGGATACGAGCGAGTCGGCGATTTCAGGGGAGGTCAACGGGGCCATCGGTTAG